Proteins encoded in a region of the Syngnathus typhle isolate RoL2023-S1 ecotype Sweden linkage group LG20, RoL_Styp_1.0, whole genome shotgun sequence genome:
- the sf3a3 gene encoding splicing factor 3A subunit 3 — METILEQQRRYHEEKERLMDAKTKEVLHKKSTLREQINSDHRTRAMLDRYMEVSANLRDSYEDKDGMRRDELAAISGPNEFAEFYDRLKQIKEFHRKHPNEISIPMSAEFEELMKARDNPSDEAQNLVEFTDEEGYGRYLDLHDCYLKYINLKAAEKVEYITYLSSFDQLFDISKERKNAEYKKYLEMLLEYLQDYTDRVKPLLDQNDLYDKVLSDFEKKWETGTFPGWPKETSSALTHAGAHLDLSAFSSWEELASLGLDRLKSALLALGLKCGGTLEERAQRLFSTKGKSLDLLDPSLFAKNPKVKGPKKDTERNKEIAFLEAQLYEYVEILGEQRQLTHENVQRKQARTGEEREEEEEEQISESESEDEDNEIIYNPKNLPLGWDGKPIPYWLYKLHGLNINYNCEICGNYTYRGPKAFQRHFAEWRHAHGMRCLGIPNTAHFANVTQIEDAVSLWAKLKSQKALERWQPDTEEEYEDSSGNVVNKKTYEDLKRQGLL, encoded by the exons ATGGAGACAATTTTGGAGCAGCAACGTCGCTATCATGAGGAAAAGGAGAGGCTAATGGATGCTAAAACAAAAGAAGTGTTACACAAGAAATCGACG TTGCGGGAACAGATCAATTCGGATCATAGGACAAGAGCCATGTTGGAC CGCTATATGGAAGTGAGTGCCAATCTCAGAGACTCTTATGAAGACAAAGATGG AATGAGGAGGGATGAGCTCGCTGCCATCTCGGGGCCCAATGAATTTGCAGAGTTCTACGACAGACTTAAACAGATAAAGGAGTTTCACAGGAAGCACCCGAATGAA ATTTCCATTCCAATGTCTGCAGAATTCGAAGAGCTGATGAAAGCCAGAGACAACCCTAGTGATGAGGCTCAGA ACCTAGTGGAATTCACGGATGAAGAAGGATACGGCCGCTACCTTGACCTGCACGATTGCTACCTGAAGTACATCAACCTGAAAGCAGCCGAG AAAGTCGAGTACATCACTTACCTGTCATCGTTTGACCAGCTCTTTGACATCTCCAAAGAGAGAAAGAATGCAGAATACAAAAA GTATTTGGAGATGCTGCTGGAGTACCTGCAGGACTACACTGATCGGGTCAAACCTCTACTCGACCAAAATGACCTCTATGACAAAGTGCTGTCAGACTTTGAGAAAAAGTGGGAGACGGGCACATTCCCAGGGTGGCCT AAAGAGACAAGTAGTGCTTTGACGCACGCCGGAGCTCACCTGGATCTCTCGGCTTTTTCGTCTTGGGAG GAGTTGGCTTCTTTGGGTCTGGACAGATTAAAGTCTGCTCTTCTGGCATTGGGACTGAAATGTGGAGG GACTCTTGAAGAGCGAGCTCAGCGACTCTTTAGCACCAAAGGCAAATCTTTGGACCTGCTGGATCCATCGCTGTTTGCCAAAAATCCCAAAGTGAAAGGTCCTAAGAA GGACACCGAACGAAACAAGGAAATTGCCTTTTTGGAGGCTCAACTCTATGAATACGTCGAAATCCTCGGT GAGCAGAGGCAGCTTACTCACGAGAATGTGCAGAGGAAGCAAGCGAGAACTGGAGAGGAAcgtgaggaagaagaagaggagcagATCAGCGAAAGTGAAAGCGAAGACGAAGACAACGAGATCATCTACAACCCTAAAAATCTGCCCCTGGGTTGGGATGGCAAG CCAATTCCATACTGGCTCTATAAACTCCACGGACTGAATATCAACTACAACTGTGAAATCTGTGGAAACTACACCTACCGAGGACCCAAAGCTTTTCAGAGACACTTTGCG GAATGGAGGCATGCCCATGGCATGCGTTGTCTCGGAATCCCCAACACTGCCCACTTTGCCAATGTCACCCAGATTGAGGATGCTGTTTCTT TGTGGGCAAAACTGAAGTCCCAAAAGGCATTAGAGCGCTGGCAACCTGACACAGAG GAGGAGTATGAGGACTCAAGCGGAAATGTagtcaataaaaaaacatatgAAGATCTCAAGAGGCAGGGTTTACTGTAG
- the rpl15 gene encoding 60S ribosomal protein L15, whose protein sequence is MGAYRYVQELWRKKQSDVMRFLLRVRCWQYRQLSNLHRAPRPTRPDKARRLGYKAKQGYVIYRIRVRRGGRKRPVPKGATYGKPVHHGVNQLKFARSLQSTAEGRAGRHCGALRVLNSYWVGEDSTYKFFEVILIDPFHKTIRRNPETQWITKAVHKHREMRGLTSAGKKSRGLGKGHKFHQTIGGSRRAAWKRRNTLQLHRYR, encoded by the exons ATGGGGGCATATCGCTATGTGCAGGAGTTGTGGCGCAAGAAGCAGTCCGACGTGATGCGCTTCTTGCTTCGTGTGCGCTGCTGGCAGTATCGGCAATTGTCAAACCTTCATCGTGCTCCGAGACCTACCAGACCTGATAAAGCCCGTAGGCTGGGCTACAAGGCCAAACAAG GTTACGTCATTTACCGTATCCGTGTGCGCCGTGGTGGTCGTAAACGCCCCGTGCCCAAAGGTGCCACTTACGGAAAGCCAGTGCACCACGGTGTTAACCAGCTCAAGTTTGCCCGCAGTTTACAGTCCACTGCCGAG GGCCGCGCTGGCCGTCATTGCGGCGCCCTGAGAGTGCTGAACTCTTACTGGGTGGGTGAGGACTCCACCTACAAGTTCTTTGAGGTGATTTTGATAGACCCCTTCCATAAGACGATCAGGCGCAACCCAGAAACCCAATGGATCACAAAGGCTGTACACAAGCATAGAGAGATGCGCGGCCTAACCTCTGCAGGAAAGAAGAGCCGTGGGCTGGGCAAGGGTCATAAATTCCACCAGACCATTGGAGGTTCCCGCCGGGCAGCCTGGAAGAGGCGCAACACCTTGCAGCTGCACCGTTACCGTTAG